In the Methylomonas rhizoryzae genome, one interval contains:
- the tnpA gene encoding IS66-like element accessory protein TnpA has protein sequence MKEHKIQLSRPLIVGHGRDGRCLYDPEAKRELVDVCLQPGISVAKVALEYGINANLLRKWMGLYRETGQPNTNIPLALPAFVPVHSLNAEKSAESILNAELPNGVKLALPSGALTDLPLILKVLAELPCSASNRD, from the coding sequence ATGAAGGAGCACAAGATTCAATTATCGCGCCCATTAATCGTGGGACATGGTCGAGACGGCCGATGTCTGTATGATCCGGAAGCCAAGCGGGAGTTGGTGGACGTTTGCTTGCAACCGGGTATTTCGGTAGCCAAGGTCGCGCTGGAATACGGTATTAATGCCAATCTGCTGCGCAAGTGGATGGGGCTTTACCGTGAAACGGGGCAACCGAACACGAACATTCCGTTAGCATTGCCGGCTTTTGTACCCGTTCATTCACTGAACGCTGAAAAATCGGCTGAGTCGATACTCAATGCGGAGTTGCCCAACGGCGTTAAACTGGCGTTGCCCTCTGGTGCGCTGACCGATCTACCATTGATTTTGAAAGTCTTAGCCGAGCTGCCATGTTCCGCTTCGAACCGGGATTAA
- a CDS encoding response regulator transcription factor: MSTKTKIILVDDHAVVRAGFKMLLSASETIEVIGEASRGEQAIRMVEELKPEVIVMDLSMPGIGGLETIRRIVQRDGSALILVFSVHHEQVYVNRALNAGAKGYITKNSAPEILVEALQRIAGGERYIETGLLKSVEDLHEPSDHQSAIAAFSPREFDVFGLLAQGMTVQRIADQLCLGQKTVANYATQIKKKLQVDTSAELAHIAVNLGLTLHKRG; this comes from the coding sequence ATGAGTACAAAAACGAAAATCATTTTGGTGGACGACCACGCCGTAGTGCGGGCGGGTTTCAAAATGTTGCTGTCGGCCAGCGAAACGATAGAAGTGATCGGCGAAGCTTCTCGTGGCGAGCAAGCCATCCGAATGGTGGAAGAATTAAAACCCGAAGTCATCGTCATGGACTTGTCCATGCCCGGCATAGGCGGCTTGGAAACGATACGCCGCATTGTCCAGCGGGACGGCTCGGCGCTGATCCTGGTATTCAGCGTCCATCACGAACAGGTATACGTCAATCGTGCACTTAATGCCGGCGCCAAAGGCTACATCACCAAAAACAGCGCCCCCGAAATCTTGGTTGAAGCCTTGCAGCGCATCGCCGGCGGCGAGCGTTACATCGAAACCGGCTTATTGAAATCCGTTGAAGACCTGCACGAACCCAGCGATCACCAGAGTGCGATTGCGGCGTTTTCGCCCCGTGAATTCGACGTATTCGGCTTATTGGCACAAGGCATGACGGTACAACGCATCGCCGACCAACTATGCCTGGGCCAAAAAACCGTAGCCAACTACGCGACGCAAATCAAGAAAAAGCTGCAGGTCGACACCAGCGCGGAATTGGCTCATATCGCCGTCAATCTGGGCTTAACACTCCATAAGCGCGGATAA
- a CDS encoding alpha/beta fold hydrolase has product MTTLVLLPGMDGTGILFEFLLPHLPPGIVPKVVSYPARESLSYDELTNFVLGQLPDPPFAILGESFSGPVAVAVAARSAPLAVVLVCSFIGNPRPMLTPLKALLGWLPSPAMLVGPLSLALMGWNQTPNLRAALSCSLETVEPVVLRHRAAAALSANARPSLALLRCPILYLQATHDRVVPSSCAREVLRVQPATTVAKLEGPHFLLQTRPAAAAQAIEQFLRRSENVDRDSLSTYSDVLFY; this is encoded by the coding sequence ATGACGACCCTCGTTCTCCTCCCCGGCATGGATGGCACCGGGATCTTGTTCGAATTCCTGCTGCCTCACCTTCCTCCCGGAATCGTCCCAAAGGTTGTCTCATACCCCGCGCGTGAGTCGCTGTCTTACGACGAACTCACCAACTTCGTGCTCGGGCAGTTGCCGGACCCGCCCTTCGCGATTCTTGGTGAGTCCTTCTCAGGACCGGTAGCGGTAGCTGTTGCTGCTAGGAGCGCACCTCTCGCGGTAGTTCTGGTTTGCTCGTTCATTGGCAATCCAAGGCCGATGCTCACGCCGCTCAAGGCACTGCTCGGCTGGCTGCCATCGCCAGCAATGCTCGTCGGCCCCTTGAGCCTGGCACTCATGGGATGGAACCAAACCCCAAACCTACGCGCGGCACTGTCGTGCTCGCTCGAGACGGTCGAGCCGGTGGTGCTTCGGCACCGCGCCGCCGCAGCACTTTCGGCCAACGCTCGCCCCAGCCTTGCACTGCTGCGCTGTCCCATCCTCTACCTACAGGCGACTCACGATCGAGTTGTCCCTTCTTCGTGCGCCCGAGAGGTGCTGCGCGTCCAACCGGCCACCACGGTAGCCAAGCTGGAGGGGCCACACTTCCTGCTCCAAACAAGGCCAGCCGCAGCGGCACAGGCAATCGAACAGTTCCTCCGCCGGTCCGAGAATGTTGATAGGGATAGTTTATCAACCTATTCGGATGTCCTTTTTTATTAG
- the tnpC gene encoding IS66 family transposase produces the protein MTTTITLSADEYQALLSDQQTLLTEQQRLTQQLRLVTIERDCLKERVDAFLHKLYAAKSEARANPTQRDLFLNEAEALAPKGAPVAEESTPETIEVAGHNRKKRGRKPLDPHLPREIVRHELPEAERLCAHDGSRLVEIGAEISEQLDIVPQQVRVIQHHRIKYACPCCDNSIRVTPAPVRIIPKGLFTEAALAWIVTAKYQDGLPLYRQAALLSRFGGDLSRTTLAASMVRVGQAVQPIINLLRDHLLEADLILGDETAVQVLKESGRAAQTKSYLWAQMTGSGPPIRLFSYTPGRGGTHAQPLYDGIKPGTVLMSDGYEVYNTIAAVRGVIHLGCWAHARRYFVEAETAIPKAVRGPEQLATQFIAAIGQLYAIEAKAKDLSVEQRGQQRQQLSKPVLAKIEGLLVEHLHAVTPGSLLGKALHYLSSQWPKLIRFVENGAWPIGRVEMWRDGLRLGLTVAASFVWQCLISLTIAPFPHLARQTGRADFPHPAFFRTSSLRVQQVGARTWQAVEPQSFIQVLVRVLAIPRSALTTSAH, from the coding sequence ATGACGACCACCATCACGCTGTCCGCTGACGAATACCAAGCGTTGCTATCCGACCAGCAAACCTTGCTGACCGAGCAACAACGGCTGACTCAACAACTGCGGTTAGTGACGATCGAGCGTGATTGTTTGAAAGAACGCGTGGATGCCTTTTTGCATAAGCTGTATGCCGCCAAGTCTGAAGCGCGGGCCAACCCAACACAACGCGACCTATTCCTGAACGAAGCCGAAGCCTTAGCCCCTAAAGGTGCACCGGTCGCCGAGGAAAGTACGCCCGAAACGATCGAGGTGGCCGGCCACAACCGCAAAAAACGCGGCCGCAAACCACTCGATCCGCATCTGCCGCGCGAGATTGTGCGGCATGAACTGCCGGAAGCCGAACGCCTCTGCGCGCATGACGGCAGTCGGCTGGTGGAAATCGGCGCCGAAATCAGCGAGCAACTCGACATCGTGCCGCAACAGGTTCGGGTGATTCAGCATCACCGTATCAAATATGCCTGCCCCTGCTGCGACAACAGCATTCGGGTGACGCCGGCACCGGTTCGCATCATTCCCAAAGGCTTATTCACCGAAGCCGCATTGGCCTGGATCGTCACCGCCAAATACCAGGATGGTCTGCCGCTGTACCGACAAGCTGCATTACTCAGCCGTTTCGGCGGCGATCTGTCGCGCACCACGCTGGCGGCCAGCATGGTACGGGTCGGGCAGGCGGTGCAGCCCATCATCAATTTACTGCGCGACCATCTGCTGGAGGCCGATCTGATCCTGGGCGACGAAACCGCCGTGCAGGTGCTTAAGGAATCCGGGCGCGCCGCGCAAACGAAAAGTTATTTGTGGGCACAGATGACCGGCTCCGGGCCGCCGATCCGACTGTTCAGCTACACGCCGGGGCGCGGCGGCACGCATGCGCAGCCGCTGTATGACGGCATCAAACCCGGTACGGTCCTGATGAGCGACGGCTATGAAGTGTATAACACCATTGCGGCGGTGCGCGGTGTCATTCACCTCGGCTGTTGGGCGCATGCGCGCCGTTACTTTGTCGAAGCCGAAACCGCCATACCCAAAGCCGTGCGCGGCCCGGAACAACTGGCGACGCAGTTTATTGCCGCCATAGGCCAACTCTACGCCATTGAAGCCAAAGCGAAAGACCTGAGCGTCGAACAACGTGGACAGCAGCGGCAACAGTTGAGCAAACCAGTGTTAGCCAAGATCGAAGGCTTGCTGGTAGAGCATCTGCATGCGGTCACCCCCGGCAGTTTGCTGGGTAAGGCCTTGCATTACCTGTCGTCGCAATGGCCGAAGCTGATCCGCTTTGTCGAGAACGGTGCTTGGCCTATTGGTAGAGTCGAGATGTGGCGCGATGGCCTAAGGTTAGGCCTAACTGTTGCTGCCTCTTTCGTTTGGCAGTGCCTCATTAGCCTAACCATCGCTCCGTTTCCACATCTCGCTCGTCAAACCGGACGTGCAGATTTCCCGCATCCGGCTTTCTTTCGAACCTCAAGCCTTCGCGTTCAGCAGGTCGGCGCGCGTACGTGGCAGGCGGTAGAGCCCCAGAGTTTCATACAGGTACTCGTCAGGGTATTGGCGATACCCCGTTCCGCGCTGACCACGTCTGCGCATTAA
- the tnpB gene encoding IS66 family insertion sequence element accessory protein TnpB (TnpB, as the term is used for proteins encoded by IS66 family insertion elements, is considered an accessory protein, since TnpC, encoded by a neighboring gene, is a DDE family transposase.), giving the protein MFRFEPGLKVFLHREPVDGRKAINGLALLVEQALGLNPFEPAIYVFSNRRRDRIKLLLWDRTGFWLMLKRLETDRFCWPKEAAVVTLTVEQLHWLLAGIDLAAMRPHPARRYAKVS; this is encoded by the coding sequence ATGTTCCGCTTCGAACCGGGATTAAAGGTTTTCCTACACCGCGAGCCGGTCGATGGTCGCAAGGCCATTAATGGCTTGGCATTGTTGGTCGAGCAGGCATTAGGCCTGAACCCCTTTGAGCCGGCCATCTATGTGTTCAGCAATCGGCGGCGGGATCGGATCAAACTGCTGCTGTGGGATCGTACCGGTTTCTGGTTGATGCTCAAACGGCTGGAGACGGATCGATTTTGCTGGCCGAAAGAGGCGGCTGTCGTCACGTTGACGGTCGAGCAACTGCACTGGCTGTTAGCCGGTATTGACCTGGCGGCGATGCGGCCGCATCCGGCACGAAGGTATGCAAAAGTTAGCTGA